The following coding sequences lie in one Paracidovorax avenae genomic window:
- the asd gene encoding aspartate-semialdehyde dehydrogenase, protein MSKLVGLVGWRGMVGSVLMERMEAEGDFGLIEPLFFSTSNAGGKAPAQAKNETTLQDAFDINALKRCDIILTAQGGDYTTEVFTKLRDAGWKGHWIDAASTLRMKDDAVIVLDPVNMPVIKDSLARGGRNWIGGNCTVSCMLMGVGALYKAGLVEWMSTQTYQAASGGGAQHMRELLTQYGTLNAEVRSLLDDPKSAILEIDRKVIARQRSLSEAETANFGVPLGGSLIPWIDKDLGNGMSKEEWKGMAETNKILGQGEGFGTQAVPVDGFCVRVGAMRCHSQALTFKLKKHVPVADIEAMIAADNEWVKVVPNTREATLKDLTPVAVTGTMTIPVGRIRQLAMGPDYIGAFTIGDQLLWGAAEPLRRMLRILLDA, encoded by the coding sequence ATGAGCAAGTTGGTAGGGTTGGTCGGCTGGCGCGGCATGGTCGGCTCGGTCCTGATGGAACGCATGGAAGCCGAGGGCGATTTCGGCCTCATCGAGCCGCTTTTCTTCTCCACCTCGAACGCGGGCGGCAAGGCCCCGGCGCAGGCGAAGAACGAAACCACGCTGCAGGATGCGTTCGACATCAACGCCCTCAAGCGCTGCGACATCATCCTCACCGCCCAGGGCGGCGACTACACCACGGAAGTCTTCACCAAGCTGCGCGACGCCGGCTGGAAGGGCCACTGGATCGATGCCGCCTCCACGCTGCGCATGAAGGACGACGCCGTGATCGTGCTCGATCCGGTCAACATGCCCGTCATCAAGGATTCGCTCGCCAGGGGCGGCAGGAACTGGATCGGCGGCAACTGCACGGTCAGCTGCATGCTCATGGGCGTGGGCGCGCTGTACAAGGCCGGCCTCGTCGAATGGATGAGCACCCAGACCTACCAGGCGGCCAGCGGCGGCGGCGCGCAGCACATGCGCGAACTGCTCACGCAGTACGGCACGCTGAATGCCGAAGTGCGCTCACTGCTGGACGATCCGAAGAGCGCCATCCTGGAGATCGACCGCAAGGTCATCGCCAGGCAGCGCAGCCTCTCCGAGGCCGAGACCGCCAACTTCGGCGTGCCGCTGGGCGGCAGCCTGATTCCCTGGATCGACAAGGACCTGGGCAACGGCATGTCGAAGGAAGAGTGGAAGGGCATGGCCGAGACCAACAAGATCCTCGGCCAGGGCGAAGGCTTCGGCACCCAGGCCGTGCCGGTGGACGGCTTCTGCGTGCGCGTGGGTGCCATGCGCTGCCACAGCCAGGCCCTGACCTTCAAGCTGAAGAAGCACGTGCCCGTGGCCGACATCGAGGCCATGATCGCCGCCGACAACGAGTGGGTGAAGGTGGTGCCGAACACCCGCGAGGCGACGCTCAAGGACCTGACCCCCGTCGCCGTGACCGGCACGATGACCATCCCGGTCGGACGCATCCGCCAGCTTGCCATGGGCCCGGACTACATCGGCGCCTTCACCATCGGCGACCAGCTGCTGTGGGGCGCCGCCGAGCCGCTGCGCCGCATGCTGCGCATCCTGCTGGACGCCTGA
- the truA gene encoding tRNA pseudouridine(38-40) synthase TruA: MRVALGVSYNGSAYRGWQSQPGGTTVQDRLEAALARFATHEVSTICAGRTDAGVHGLMQVVHFDTPLERTPFSWVRGTNTFLPPDIAVQWARPVPEAFHSRASATARRYAYVLLQSPVRPSVESGRVGWVFHALDGDAMRAAARHLLGEHDFTSFRASACQAKSPVKTLRRIEITQRGTGGVPAGQASGDRGDVPTCYWRFEFEGNAFLHHMVRNIMGCLVAVGQGQHPADWMHAVLQARSRDAAAPTFSPDGLYFLGPVYDPAWGLPDRTAAYDWLP, encoded by the coding sequence ATGAGGGTGGCGCTGGGCGTCAGCTACAACGGTTCCGCCTACCGCGGCTGGCAGAGCCAGCCCGGTGGGACGACCGTGCAGGACCGCCTCGAGGCGGCCCTCGCGCGATTCGCCACGCACGAGGTCTCCACGATCTGCGCCGGGCGCACGGATGCCGGGGTGCACGGCCTCATGCAGGTGGTGCACTTCGACACGCCGCTGGAGCGAACGCCGTTCTCCTGGGTGCGCGGCACCAACACCTTCCTGCCGCCGGACATCGCCGTGCAGTGGGCGCGCCCCGTGCCGGAAGCCTTCCATTCGCGCGCCAGCGCCACGGCCCGCCGGTACGCCTACGTACTACTGCAGTCGCCCGTGCGCCCGAGCGTGGAGTCGGGACGGGTGGGCTGGGTCTTCCACGCCCTGGACGGGGACGCCATGCGCGCCGCGGCACGGCACCTGCTTGGCGAACACGACTTCACCTCCTTCCGCGCCTCCGCATGCCAGGCGAAGTCACCCGTCAAGACGCTGCGCCGCATCGAGATCACGCAGCGCGGCACGGGCGGGGTGCCGGCAGGCCAGGCCTCGGGCGACCGTGGCGACGTACCCACCTGCTACTGGCGATTCGAGTTCGAGGGCAATGCCTTCCTGCACCACATGGTGCGCAACATCATGGGATGCCTCGTGGCGGTCGGCCAGGGACAGCACCCGGCGGACTGGATGCACGCCGTGCTGCAGGCGCGCTCGCGGGACGCGGCGGCGCCCACCTTCTCCCCGGACGGCCTGTACTTTCTCGGTCCGGTCTACGATCCGGCCTGGGGACTGCCCGATCGCACCGCTGCGTATGATTGGCTGCCCTGA
- the trpB gene encoding tryptophan synthase subunit beta, whose amino-acid sequence MLSYQQPDASGHFGRYGGSFASETLTHALTELREAYARYQNDPDFLKEFHSELAHFVGRPSPVYHAARMSREMGGAQIFLKREDLNHTGAHKINNVIGQAMLARRMGKPRVIAETGAGQHGVATATICARYGLECVVYMGAEDVKRQSPNVYRMKLLGATVVPVDSGSRTLKDALNEAMRDWVANVDNTFYIIGTVAGPHPYPMMVRDFQSVIGTECLAQMPGMLAEQRIAAEHPDAVIACVGGGSNAMGIFHPYIPHEKTRLIGVEAAGEGLDSGKHSASLQRGSAGVLHGNRTFILQDENGQITETHSISAGLDYPGVGPEHAWLQEIGRAEYVGITDREALDAFHYLCRTEGIIPALESSHAVAYAMQLAKTLRTDQSILVNLSGRGDKDIGTVADLSGVDFYDRPSMRGHAVKGGPAA is encoded by the coding sequence ATGCTTTCCTACCAACAGCCCGACGCTTCGGGCCACTTCGGCCGCTATGGCGGCAGTTTCGCGAGCGAGACGCTCACGCATGCCCTCACCGAACTGCGCGAGGCGTATGCGCGCTACCAGAACGACCCGGACTTCCTGAAGGAATTCCACAGCGAACTCGCGCACTTCGTGGGCCGGCCCTCGCCCGTCTACCATGCCGCGCGCATGAGCCGCGAGATGGGTGGCGCGCAGATCTTCCTCAAGCGGGAAGACCTCAACCACACGGGCGCGCACAAGATCAACAACGTGATCGGCCAGGCCATGCTCGCCCGCCGCATGGGCAAGCCGCGCGTGATCGCCGAGACCGGTGCAGGCCAGCACGGCGTGGCCACGGCCACCATCTGCGCGCGCTATGGTCTCGAATGCGTGGTGTACATGGGCGCGGAAGACGTGAAGCGCCAGAGCCCGAACGTCTATCGCATGAAACTGCTGGGCGCCACCGTGGTGCCCGTTGATTCGGGCAGCCGCACGCTCAAGGACGCGCTCAACGAGGCCATGCGCGACTGGGTCGCAAACGTGGACAACACCTTCTACATCATCGGCACGGTGGCAGGGCCGCATCCCTATCCCATGATGGTGCGCGACTTCCAGAGCGTGATCGGCACCGAATGCCTCGCGCAGATGCCCGGCATGCTGGCCGAGCAGCGCATCGCCGCCGAGCACCCCGACGCGGTGATCGCCTGCGTGGGCGGCGGCAGCAATGCCATGGGCATCTTCCATCCCTACATCCCGCACGAGAAGACGCGCCTCATCGGCGTGGAGGCTGCCGGCGAGGGGCTGGACAGCGGCAAGCATTCGGCATCGCTGCAGCGCGGCAGCGCGGGCGTGCTGCACGGGAACCGCACCTTCATCCTGCAGGACGAGAACGGCCAGATCACCGAGACCCACAGCATCAGCGCCGGCCTGGACTATCCCGGCGTCGGGCCCGAGCATGCCTGGCTGCAGGAGATTGGCCGCGCCGAGTACGTGGGCATCACCGACAGGGAAGCGCTCGACGCCTTCCACTACCTCTGCCGCACCGAGGGCATCATCCCGGCGCTGGAATCCAGCCATGCCGTGGCCTACGCGATGCAGCTCGCCAAGACCCTGCGCACCGACCAATCCATCCTCGTGAACCTGTCGGGCCGTGGCGACAAGGACATCGGCACGGTGGCGGATCTCTCGGGGGTGGATTTCTACGACCGCCCGTCCATGCGGGGCCATGCCGTCAAGGGAGGACCCGCAGCATGA
- a CDS encoding FimV/HubP family polar landmark protein — MAHMHRWKLSALAAAALVSTGFYTSDASALSLGRLSVQSALGEPLRAEIDLPQITAAEAESLRAAPASAQTYRAQGLEFSPTLNDLQVRLQRKADGSMVLRLTTSRPVNDPFVDLVLDTSWNAGQLVRSYTLLLDPPASRREAPAPTATAQAGAAPSPVPQATAPSRPAVPAQQPRAEVPPPSSATAPAPAAPPAARPQRPATAAAPAPATSPGAPENVVVRPGDTAGRLAGAYRPAGVSLDQMLVAMMRANPDAFIRGNVNRMKSGAVLDIPSEAQARATPPAEARQIIAAQSRDFNEFRRRLAGAAPSAEVAAAERSASGRVQTQVEDRKAATAAPDKLTLSKGAMRGQRAAEEQLARDKQAGADSARMAELSKNISELNKLGTASAPAGAPAPAGAASAAQPGRIAVPVGAPPASAPAPAASAPAPVPAPAPAASAPSAAPAAAAASATASAPAPAPTQETAASAAAAASAPASGASAAAAAAPAPAARPQTPPPVAPPEEPGFLDSLLENPMLPLAGGGLLALLLGYGVYRTVQNRRNRNTVDSSFLESKLQPDSFFGASGGQRVDTASSQLTTGASSMAYSPSQLDAGGDVDPVAEADVYLAYGRDLQAEEILKEALRHSPDRTAVHVKLAEIYAKRQDRKALGAVAQDVFRLTDGQGMDWNRVADLGRSIDPENPLYQPGGRPPVLDDGDAHPLPAEGFPSTLTDGRTAAGVAAAGAAAGAAAATASAMPPDLDLDLDLDLPDDALTEAPAQPPAAPGAFAAATAAATTAPLASTAAAPAEAAEPVLEFDPSPTSPLPMAGSAAPQSAPAPELDFPDDLSLADSARASLEPEAAPASAPVPLEFDLGDLSLDLDAPSAGRVEPSTAAAETAPAATEPGEAMGDAAGLPDDPLATKLALAEEFNAIGDAEGARTLVEEVIAESSGPLKARAQRLLAELG, encoded by the coding sequence ATGGCACACATGCATCGTTGGAAACTATCTGCTCTGGCCGCGGCGGCCCTCGTCTCGACCGGCTTCTACACCTCCGATGCCAGTGCCCTTTCCCTCGGGCGCCTGTCGGTCCAGTCGGCCCTGGGCGAGCCGCTGCGGGCCGAAATCGACCTGCCTCAGATCACGGCCGCCGAAGCGGAATCCCTGCGCGCCGCCCCGGCCTCCGCGCAGACCTACCGTGCGCAGGGCCTGGAGTTCTCTCCCACCCTCAACGACCTGCAGGTGCGGCTGCAGCGCAAGGCCGACGGCTCCATGGTCCTGCGCCTGACCACGAGCCGCCCCGTCAACGACCCCTTCGTGGACCTGGTGCTGGACACCAGCTGGAACGCGGGCCAGCTCGTGCGCAGCTACACTCTGCTGCTCGATCCACCTGCCAGCCGCCGCGAGGCGCCGGCCCCCACCGCCACCGCGCAGGCGGGCGCAGCCCCCTCGCCCGTGCCGCAGGCCACGGCCCCGTCCCGCCCGGCAGTACCCGCGCAGCAGCCGCGCGCCGAGGTGCCGCCACCCTCTTCCGCGACAGCGCCTGCGCCAGCCGCCCCGCCAGCGGCCCGCCCGCAACGCCCGGCCACCGCAGCGGCGCCAGCGCCCGCAACGTCCCCGGGAGCTCCCGAGAACGTGGTGGTGCGCCCCGGCGACACGGCCGGCCGTCTGGCCGGCGCCTACCGCCCTGCCGGGGTCTCGCTGGACCAGATGCTGGTGGCCATGATGCGTGCCAACCCGGACGCCTTCATCCGCGGCAACGTGAACCGCATGAAGTCGGGCGCCGTGCTGGATATCCCGAGCGAGGCGCAGGCCCGCGCCACGCCGCCCGCGGAAGCACGGCAGATCATCGCCGCGCAAAGCCGCGACTTCAACGAATTCCGCCGCCGCCTCGCGGGTGCGGCCCCTTCCGCCGAGGTGGCTGCAGCCGAACGCTCTGCCAGCGGCCGCGTGCAGACGCAGGTCGAAGACCGCAAGGCAGCAACCGCTGCGCCCGACAAGCTCACGCTCTCCAAGGGTGCCATGCGCGGCCAGCGCGCCGCCGAGGAGCAGCTGGCGCGCGACAAGCAGGCCGGAGCGGACTCCGCCCGCATGGCCGAGCTGTCCAAGAACATCTCCGAACTGAACAAGCTGGGGACCGCGTCCGCACCGGCGGGCGCACCCGCGCCGGCCGGTGCCGCCTCGGCCGCTCAGCCCGGCCGCATCGCCGTGCCGGTCGGCGCCCCCCCGGCCTCGGCGCCGGCACCTGCTGCATCCGCGCCCGCGCCGGTCCCTGCGCCAGCGCCGGCGGCCAGCGCCCCCTCCGCGGCACCGGCTGCCGCTGCGGCGTCGGCAACGGCATCCGCCCCGGCGCCCGCTCCGACGCAGGAAACGGCAGCCTCTGCAGCAGCGGCGGCCAGCGCTCCTGCGTCCGGAGCCTCGGCCGCTGCAGCGGCCGCCCCCGCTCCGGCTGCACGCCCGCAAACGCCTCCCCCGGTTGCGCCGCCGGAAGAGCCCGGATTCCTGGATTCCCTGCTGGAGAACCCGATGCTTCCGCTGGCCGGCGGCGGCCTGCTGGCGTTGCTGCTGGGCTACGGCGTCTACCGGACGGTACAGAACCGGCGCAACCGCAATACGGTGGACAGCTCCTTCCTCGAAAGCAAGCTGCAGCCGGACTCCTTCTTCGGCGCGAGCGGCGGGCAGCGGGTGGACACTGCCAGCAGCCAGCTCACCACGGGCGCATCGTCCATGGCGTACTCGCCCAGCCAGCTCGACGCGGGCGGCGACGTGGACCCCGTGGCCGAAGCCGATGTCTATCTGGCCTACGGCCGTGACCTGCAGGCGGAAGAAATCCTCAAGGAGGCCCTGCGCCACAGCCCCGACCGTACCGCGGTGCACGTGAAACTGGCAGAGATCTACGCCAAGCGCCAGGACCGCAAGGCGCTCGGCGCCGTGGCGCAGGACGTGTTCCGGCTGACCGACGGGCAAGGCATGGACTGGAACCGTGTCGCAGACCTCGGCCGCAGCATCGACCCGGAGAATCCGCTGTACCAGCCGGGGGGCCGCCCCCCGGTGCTGGACGACGGCGACGCGCACCCGTTGCCCGCCGAAGGATTCCCCAGCACGCTGACCGACGGCCGTACGGCTGCTGGCGTCGCTGCCGCCGGAGCGGCAGCCGGGGCAGCGGCAGCCACCGCGTCAGCGATGCCGCCCGACCTCGACCTGGACCTGGATCTCGACCTGCCGGACGATGCCCTGACCGAAGCGCCCGCCCAGCCGCCCGCGGCGCCCGGCGCCTTCGCAGCGGCGACGGCTGCAGCCACGACGGCCCCTCTGGCCAGCACCGCAGCGGCGCCTGCAGAGGCCGCGGAGCCGGTGCTCGAGTTCGATCCGTCGCCCACCTCTCCGCTCCCGATGGCCGGCAGCGCCGCCCCGCAGTCCGCACCGGCTCCGGAACTGGACTTCCCGGATGATCTGTCGCTGGCAGACTCGGCCCGCGCCTCGCTGGAGCCGGAGGCCGCGCCCGCTTCCGCCCCCGTTCCCCTCGAATTCGACCTGGGCGATCTGTCGCTGGACCTGGATGCGCCCTCCGCCGGCCGCGTGGAGCCGTCCACCGCTGCAGCAGAAACCGCCCCTGCCGCCACGGAGCCTGGCGAAGCAATGGGCGACGCCGCCGGGCTGCCGGACGACCCGCTGGCCACCAAGCTGGCGCTGGCCGAAGAGTTCAATGCGATCGGGGACGCCGAAGGCGCGCGCACCCTGGTCGAGGAAGTCATCGCGGAATCCTCGGGCCCGCTCAAGGCCCGGGCACAGCGCCTGCTGGCCGAACTGGGCTGA
- a CDS encoding phosphoribosylanthranilate isomerase, with protein sequence MSSPKPSSATDTPLPDSRRGDAPAPRTRIKICGITREQDLDAAVQAGADAVGFVMYPKSPRAVTVQRAAALARRLPPFVTPVLLFVNAEAAEVAAACDEVPGATLQFHGDESPEACQEAAGAGRRPFVRAARIPLDAHAPAFDLVQFAHQYSRAQAILLDAHVEGYGGGGKAFNWSLLPPSVGSHLVLSGGLTPANVTDGILQVRPRGLSLAVDVSSGVEAEDPDGRPLRGIKDAGKIQRFIAAVRAADVHFAKND encoded by the coding sequence ATGTCTTCGCCCAAGCCTTCATCCGCCACTGACACGCCCCTGCCGGACAGCCGGCGCGGCGACGCTCCAGCCCCGCGCACGCGCATCAAGATCTGCGGCATCACCCGCGAACAGGACCTGGACGCCGCCGTTCAGGCCGGGGCCGATGCGGTGGGATTCGTGATGTATCCGAAGAGCCCGCGCGCGGTGACCGTGCAGCGGGCCGCCGCGCTCGCGCGCCGCCTGCCTCCCTTCGTCACGCCCGTGCTCCTGTTCGTGAATGCCGAAGCCGCGGAAGTGGCGGCCGCCTGCGACGAGGTCCCCGGCGCCACCCTGCAGTTCCACGGCGACGAAAGCCCCGAGGCCTGCCAGGAGGCCGCGGGCGCGGGACGGCGACCCTTCGTGCGCGCGGCCCGCATTCCCCTGGACGCGCACGCACCGGCGTTCGACCTCGTACAATTCGCCCACCAATACTCACGCGCCCAGGCCATCCTGCTCGACGCCCACGTCGAAGGCTATGGCGGCGGCGGCAAGGCATTCAATTGGTCACTCCTTCCACCAAGCGTCGGCTCTCACCTCGTTTTGTCTGGTGGACTCACGCCTGCAAACGTGACCGATGGCATCTTGCAGGTGCGGCCGCGCGGCCTTTCGCTCGCGGTTGACGTCAGTTCCGGCGTGGAAGCCGAAGACCCCGACGGCCGTCCGCTGCGGGGCATCAAGGACGCCGGCAAGATCCAACGCTTCATCGCCGCCGTGCGCGCGGCCGATGTGCATTTTGCGAAGAACGATTGA